Genomic DNA from Leucobacter triazinivorans:
ATCCGGGGAACGGGACTCAGCTCGCCGGGATCATCAGCCAGTCGTCGGCCGCCTGCTCCCAGGCGTTGGTGCCCGACTGCAGGGTGACCGGCCAGCCGCCGGGCTGGTAGTCCTGCGCCGCGATCCGGTCGAACTGGTACTCGTAGGCGATCATCGGGTTCGCGATCGGGTCCATGTCGGAGAGCGCCTGGTTGACGCTGTCCCGGGTGATGTCGCCCTCGATGCTCTCGAGCACCTCCACCAGGAAGGTGGCGGCGAGGTAGCCGCCCTGGCTGAAGGAGGTGAGGGTGATGTCGTTCTCCTCCATCAGCGCCTTCCAATCGGCGTTCACGTCGCTGTCCTCGGTGAAGGGGTAGAACTCGGCGGGCACGTAGACGCCGGCAGCGCTGTTGTCGACGGCGGCCGCGAAGCTCTCGCTGTAGACGGAGGTCAGCAGCAGGAACGTGACGTCGTCCCAGCCCTGCTGGTTCGCGGCCTTGATCAGGCCGATGGCGTCGGGCTCCACCGAGTTGGCGACGATGCCGTCGCACCCGGCCTCGCGCGCCTTCACGATGTAGGGCGTGTAGTCGGCGCCGCCGTAGGGCACGGTGTCGTCGACGAACGTGGGCTCCTTGCCGGTGATCTCGGTCCAGCGATCCACGGCGGCCTGGTACGCCGGACCCGTGGATCCGATGACGCTGGTCAGCACGCAGAGGTTCTCGAGTCCGAGCTCCTCAGAGCCGTAGAGCATGGTGAGCGTGGTGTCGTTGAACGGGCCGATGTTGGCCGGGGCGATGTTGGGCGAGCTGAAGCAGCCGGGATCGACGCCGATGCCCTGGATCGACCGCACGCCCTCCTGCTCGTAGTACTTCGCGTTGATCTCGCAGTCGAGCAGCGAGGCGCTGCCCACGAGCGCGACGACCTCGTCGCTGCCCACCAGTTCGCGCGCGGAGGCGGTGGCGGTCGCGGGATCGGCCTTGTCGTCGGTGATCTTGTACTCGATCATGCGGCCGTTGATGCCGCCGTCGGCGTTGACCTGATCGAAGACCGCTTGCGCGGCCTCGGAGGCCTCGGGGAACGTGGCCGGCCCGC
This window encodes:
- a CDS encoding ABC transporter substrate-binding protein, whose translation is MKSRILGAAALTAAAALVLSGCAGGESGEGAPIKLGSVNTISGPATFPEASEAAQAVFDQVNADGGINGRMIEYKITDDKADPATATASARELVGSDEVVALVGSASLLDCEINAKYYEQEGVRSIQGIGVDPGCFSSPNIAPANIGPFNDTTLTMLYGSEELGLENLCVLTSVIGSTGPAYQAAVDRWTEITGKEPTFVDDTVPYGGADYTPYIVKAREAGCDGIVANSVEPDAIGLIKAANQQGWDDVTFLLLTSVYSESFAAAVDNSAAGVYVPAEFYPFTEDSDVNADWKALMEENDITLTSFSQGGYLAATFLVEVLESIEGDITRDSVNQALSDMDPIANPMIAYEYQFDRIAAQDYQPGGWPVTLQSGTNAWEQAADDWLMIPAS